A stretch of the Ensifer sp. PDNC004 genome encodes the following:
- a CDS encoding zinc-dependent alcohol dehydrogenase family protein encodes MKALRLEGIGQLRVAEVPKPLPGPDDLLVRVEACGICGTDRHLLHGEFPSSPPVTLGHEFCGIVEAVGSGVSDIAIGARITGDPNIACGTCPQCSAGRINLCRNLRAIGIHRDGGFAEYVVMPRKQAHEIPLSLDPVHGAFCEPLACCLHGVDMAGIRAGSSVVVLGGGVIGLLVVQLVRLAGTTTVILSTRQAAKRRLAEEVGATATVDPSSANIVEQIAGDTGLVPGGVDVVIECAGVAETVWQSTRLARAGGTVVILGVMPKGETVEIEPFDILFRELRVLGSFINPFVHRRAADLVATGAIEIDKLISRRVTLGEAADVIAHPPAAGEVKVLVIPGRA; translated from the coding sequence AAGCCCCTGCCCGGCCCTGACGATCTGCTGGTACGCGTCGAGGCCTGCGGCATCTGCGGTACGGACAGGCATCTGCTGCACGGCGAATTCCCCTCCAGCCCGCCGGTCACGCTCGGCCACGAATTCTGCGGCATCGTCGAGGCCGTCGGAAGCGGTGTTTCCGATATCGCAATCGGCGCCAGAATCACCGGCGATCCCAACATCGCCTGCGGCACCTGTCCGCAATGCAGTGCCGGGCGCATCAATCTCTGCCGCAATCTCCGGGCGATCGGCATCCATCGTGACGGTGGTTTTGCCGAATATGTGGTGATGCCGCGCAAGCAGGCACATGAAATACCGTTGAGCCTCGATCCCGTGCACGGCGCCTTCTGCGAGCCGCTCGCCTGCTGCCTGCATGGCGTGGATATGGCGGGCATCCGCGCCGGCTCCTCCGTCGTCGTTCTCGGCGGCGGCGTGATCGGCCTGTTGGTGGTGCAGCTCGTCCGCCTCGCGGGCACGACAACGGTTATCCTGTCGACAAGGCAGGCGGCCAAGCGCCGCCTTGCCGAAGAGGTCGGCGCGACGGCGACGGTCGATCCTTCCTCTGCCAATATCGTCGAGCAGATCGCCGGCGACACCGGGCTCGTTCCCGGCGGGGTCGATGTCGTCATCGAATGCGCCGGCGTTGCCGAAACCGTCTGGCAGTCGACACGGCTTGCCAGGGCCGGTGGAACCGTCGTGATTCTCGGCGTCATGCCGAAGGGCGAGACCGTGGAAATCGAACCGTTCGACATTCTCTTTCGCGAACTGCGGGTGCTCGGATCCTTCATCAACCCCTTCGTCCACCGCCGTGCGGCAGACCTTGTCGCCACGGGCGCGATCGAGATCGACAAGCTGATTTCGCGGCGGGTAACGCTCGGCGAAGCGGCCGACGTCATTGCGCATCCGCCGGCCGCCGGAGAAGTCAAGGTTCTCGTCATCCCCGGCCGCGCCTGA
- the carB gene encoding carbamoyl-phosphate synthase large subunit gives MPKRQDIKSILIIGAGPIVIGQACEFDYSGTQACKALKEEGYRVILVNSNPATIMTDPGLADATYVEPITPEVVAKIIAKERPDALLPTMGGQTALNTALSLRRMGVLDRYNVEMIGAKPDAIDKAEDRALFREAMAKIGLETPKSRLANATDIKDHDRKTHEAERAELKSRLSGAELDKALDDLENQWNLGEGDRKQRYMNHAMAIAAQALDDVGLPAIIRPSFTLGGTGGGIAYNRTEFFDIVGSGLDASPTTEVLIEESVLGWKEYEMEVVRDTADNCIIICSIENIDPMGVHTGDSITVAPALTLTDKEYQIMRNASIAVLREIGVETGGSNVQFAVNPKDGRLVVIEMNPRVSRSSALASKATGFPIAKIAAKLAIGYTLDELDNDITGGATPASFEPSIDYVVTKIPRFAFEKFPGASPVLTTAMKSVGEVMAIGRTFAESLQKALRGLETGLTGLDEIEIPDMDENGDGRNAIRAAIGTPTPDRLRMVAQALRFGMSEEEVHEASKIDPWFIAQFKAIVDMEARIREHGLPVDAENLRMLKAMGFSDARLATLGGKRPKEVAELRNALNVRPVYKRIDTCAAEFASPTAYMYSTYEPPFVGAARSEAEVSDRKKVVILGGGPNRIGQGIEFDYCCCHAAFALKDAGYEAIMINCNPETVSTDYDTSDRLYFEPLTAEDVIEIMRAEQEKGELVGVIVQFGGQTPLKLAEALEKNGIPILGTAPDAIDLAEDRDRFQKLLMKLDLNQPNNGIAYSVEQARLVAAEIGFPLVVRPSYVLGGRAMQIIHSESMLQSYLLDTVPGLVPEDIKQRYPNDKTGQINTLLGKNPLLFDSYLTNATEVDVDCLCDGKDVFVSGIMEHIEEAGIHSGDSACSLPVHTLDKEMVDELERQTAALAKALNVGGLMNVQFAIKDGTIYVLEVNPRASRTVPFVAKTIGAPIAKIAARVMTGEALDVAIAAYGEKPDPRNLKHIAVKEAVFPFARFPGVDTLLGPEMRSTGEVIGLDTDYALAFAKSQLGAGVDLPRDGTVFVSVRDEDKTRVLPAIRILVDIGFKVMATGGTARFLGEHGIAATKINKVQEGRPHVEDAIRNRHVQLVFNTTDSNKAISDSKSLRRATLMQKVPYYTTMSGAEAAAHAIKALKAGSLEVRPLQSYFKA, from the coding sequence ATGCCGAAGCGCCAAGATATCAAGTCCATTCTTATCATCGGCGCGGGGCCGATCGTCATCGGTCAGGCTTGCGAATTCGACTATTCCGGCACCCAGGCCTGTAAGGCGCTGAAGGAGGAAGGCTACCGCGTCATCCTCGTCAACTCCAACCCGGCGACGATCATGACGGACCCGGGCCTTGCCGACGCAACCTATGTCGAGCCGATCACCCCTGAGGTCGTCGCCAAAATCATCGCCAAGGAGCGCCCGGACGCGCTGCTGCCGACCATGGGTGGCCAGACCGCGCTCAACACGGCACTCTCGCTGCGCCGCATGGGCGTTCTCGACCGCTACAATGTCGAGATGATCGGCGCCAAGCCTGATGCAATCGACAAGGCCGAAGACCGCGCCCTCTTCCGCGAAGCCATGGCGAAAATCGGCCTGGAGACGCCGAAGTCGCGTCTCGCCAACGCCACCGACATCAAGGACCATGACCGCAAGACGCACGAGGCCGAGCGCGCCGAACTGAAGAGCCGGCTTTCGGGCGCGGAGCTCGACAAGGCGCTCGACGACCTCGAGAACCAGTGGAACCTTGGCGAAGGCGACCGCAAGCAGCGCTATATGAACCACGCGATGGCGATTGCCGCGCAGGCACTCGATGATGTCGGCCTGCCGGCCATCATCCGTCCGTCGTTTACGCTCGGCGGAACCGGCGGCGGCATTGCCTATAACCGCACGGAATTCTTCGACATCGTCGGCAGCGGCCTCGATGCGTCGCCGACCACCGAAGTGCTGATCGAAGAATCGGTGCTCGGCTGGAAGGAATACGAGATGGAAGTGGTCCGCGACACGGCGGACAACTGCATCATCATCTGCTCGATCGAAAACATCGACCCCATGGGCGTTCACACCGGTGATTCGATCACCGTTGCGCCTGCGCTGACGCTGACCGACAAAGAATACCAGATCATGCGCAACGCCTCGATCGCGGTTCTGCGCGAGATCGGCGTCGAGACCGGCGGCTCGAACGTTCAGTTCGCCGTCAATCCGAAGGACGGCCGTCTCGTCGTCATCGAAATGAACCCCCGCGTGTCGCGCTCTTCAGCTCTGGCGTCGAAGGCGACGGGCTTCCCGATCGCCAAGATCGCCGCGAAGCTCGCCATCGGTTACACGCTGGACGAACTGGACAACGACATCACCGGCGGCGCGACCCCGGCCTCGTTCGAACCGTCAATCGACTATGTCGTCACCAAGATCCCGCGCTTTGCCTTTGAGAAGTTCCCGGGCGCCTCCCCGGTTCTGACCACCGCAATGAAGTCGGTCGGCGAAGTCATGGCGATCGGCCGTACCTTTGCCGAATCGCTGCAGAAGGCGCTGCGTGGCCTCGAGACCGGCCTTACCGGCCTCGACGAAATCGAAATCCCGGACATGGACGAGAACGGCGATGGCCGTAACGCCATCCGTGCCGCGATCGGCACGCCGACGCCGGACCGCCTGCGCATGGTCGCCCAGGCGCTGCGTTTCGGCATGAGCGAAGAAGAAGTCCACGAGGCGAGCAAGATCGATCCGTGGTTCATCGCCCAGTTCAAGGCGATCGTCGACATGGAAGCGCGCATCCGCGAGCACGGTCTGCCTGTCGATGCCGAGAACCTGCGCATGCTGAAGGCCATGGGCTTCTCCGACGCCCGCCTCGCGACGCTCGGCGGCAAACGCCCGAAGGAAGTGGCGGAACTGCGCAATGCGCTTAATGTCCGCCCGGTCTACAAGCGCATCGACACCTGCGCTGCCGAGTTCGCCTCGCCGACCGCCTACATGTACTCGACCTACGAGCCCCCCTTCGTCGGTGCCGCTCGCTCGGAAGCCGAGGTTTCCGACCGCAAGAAGGTCGTCATCCTCGGCGGTGGTCCCAACCGCATCGGCCAGGGCATCGAGTTCGACTATTGCTGCTGCCACGCCGCCTTCGCGCTGAAGGATGCCGGCTATGAAGCGATCATGATCAACTGCAACCCGGAGACGGTTTCGACCGACTACGACACCTCCGACCGCCTCTACTTCGAGCCGCTGACGGCCGAGGACGTGATCGAGATCATGCGCGCCGAGCAGGAAAAGGGCGAACTCGTCGGCGTCATCGTCCAGTTCGGTGGCCAGACCCCGCTGAAGCTCGCCGAAGCACTCGAAAAGAACGGCATCCCGATCCTTGGCACCGCACCTGACGCGATCGACCTTGCCGAAGACCGCGACCGCTTCCAGAAGCTCCTGATGAAGCTCGACCTCAACCAACCGAACAACGGCATCGCCTACTCGGTCGAGCAGGCCCGCCTCGTCGCTGCCGAGATCGGCTTCCCGCTGGTCGTGCGCCCGTCCTACGTTCTCGGTGGCCGCGCCATGCAGATCATCCATTCGGAAAGCATGCTGCAGAGCTACCTGCTCGACACGGTTCCGGGCCTCGTTCCCGAGGACATCAAGCAGCGCTACCCGAACGACAAGACCGGTCAGATCAACACCCTGCTCGGCAAGAACCCGCTGCTGTTCGACAGCTACCTGACGAACGCAACGGAAGTGGACGTCGACTGCCTCTGCGACGGCAAGGACGTCTTCGTCTCGGGCATCATGGAGCATATCGAGGAAGCCGGCATCCACTCGGGTGACAGCGCCTGCTCGCTGCCGGTGCACACACTCGACAAGGAGATGGTCGACGAGCTCGAGCGCCAGACGGCAGCCCTTGCCAAGGCGCTCAATGTCGGCGGCCTGATGAACGTACAGTTTGCGATCAAGGACGGCACCATCTACGTGCTTGAAGTGAACCCGCGCGCCTCGCGCACCGTGCCCTTCGTCGCCAAGACCATCGGCGCGCCGATCGCCAAGATCGCCGCCCGCGTCATGACCGGCGAAGCGCTCGACGTCGCGATTGCCGCCTATGGCGAAAAGCCGGATCCGCGCAACCTCAAGCACATCGCGGTCAAGGAAGCGGTCTTCCCGTTTGCGCGCTTCCCCGGCGTAGACACTCTGCTCGGCCCGGAAATGCGCTCGACTGGCGAAGTCATCGGCCTCGACACCGACTATGCGCTGGCCTTCGCCAAGTCGCAGCTCGGCGCCGGCGTCGACCTGCCGCGCGATGGAACGGTGTTCGTTTCGGTGCGCGACGAGGACAAGACCCGCGTGCTGCCGGCAATCCGCATCCTCGTCGATATCGGCTTCAAGGTGATGGCGACGGGCGGCACGGCCCGCTTCCTCGGTGAACACGGCATTGCCGCCACCAAGATCAACAAGGTCCAGGAAGGCCGTCCGCATGTCGAGGACGCGATCCGTAACCGTCACGTCCAGCTCGTCTTCAACACCACCGACAGCAACAAGGCGATCTCGGACTCCAAGTCGCTACGCCGCGCGACGCTGATGCAGAAGGTGCCCTACTACACGACCATGTCGGGTGCGGAAGCAGCTGCCCATGCCATCAAGGCTCTGAAGGCCGGCAGCCTCGAAGTGCGCCCGCTGCAGAGCTACTTCAAGGCCTAA
- a CDS encoding MFS transporter — MVPTNDDTKASESKTAPEEDGRWSELLRPDYLATTAALCLGVALFAFNEFFVATALPTAVEEIGGATLLSWAVTLYLVFAILGGAVAATLKARFGARGTLITAALVFVVGTMIATTAGSMPRVLAGRVFQGFGEGIIAAVCYALIPELFPARLVPKIFGAEAIVWATAAFGGPLVSGFLTEHWSWRAAFAVNIPATAIFVALILAIVPRQKAAPTEKPRPIPLLRLIVVGTGILLISLSNTATTMPLMIAALVTALTILWAAFATDRRAEHPILPTGAFALAKPLGTGLWVVMLMPLAQASGSIYLIYGLQHVWSFSPTAAGFSGALMAISWSTAAILVASLRSHDLRVKLIPAGPALLSLGLAGLMIAFAIDDFRLVFPSQIAVGTGFGLSWGTLSQLMMDVSPRGERDKTSAFLPTLQSAGYAIGAAICGLTANLRGFDENADIATMHGALFTVFVVACVISTASLYLGLRTVRLAAKSPRRGRGGSAVEVFAAD, encoded by the coding sequence GTGGTCCCGACGAACGACGATACCAAGGCAAGCGAAAGCAAGACGGCGCCCGAGGAGGACGGCCGTTGGAGCGAATTGCTTCGGCCGGACTATCTGGCAACGACCGCCGCCCTCTGTCTCGGCGTCGCGCTGTTTGCCTTCAATGAGTTCTTCGTGGCGACGGCGTTGCCCACCGCGGTCGAGGAGATCGGCGGCGCCACGCTTTTGTCCTGGGCTGTCACGCTCTATCTCGTCTTTGCCATCCTCGGTGGCGCCGTTGCCGCCACGCTCAAGGCACGGTTCGGCGCGCGCGGCACGTTGATTACGGCCGCGCTTGTTTTTGTCGTCGGGACGATGATCGCAACGACTGCGGGCAGCATGCCGCGGGTCCTTGCAGGGCGCGTGTTCCAGGGGTTCGGCGAGGGGATCATTGCCGCGGTCTGTTACGCGCTCATCCCGGAACTCTTTCCTGCCCGGCTGGTCCCGAAGATCTTCGGAGCCGAGGCGATCGTCTGGGCAACAGCGGCTTTCGGCGGTCCATTGGTGTCCGGCTTCCTGACCGAGCATTGGTCCTGGCGCGCGGCGTTCGCTGTCAACATTCCCGCAACAGCCATCTTCGTCGCGCTCATACTGGCGATCGTGCCGCGGCAGAAGGCGGCGCCCACTGAAAAGCCGCGCCCGATCCCGCTCTTGCGCCTGATCGTCGTCGGAACCGGCATCCTGCTGATATCGCTGTCAAATACGGCAACCACCATGCCCCTGATGATCGCCGCGCTGGTGACGGCGCTGACGATCCTGTGGGCGGCCTTCGCCACCGACCGGCGGGCAGAACATCCGATCCTGCCGACCGGCGCCTTCGCGCTGGCGAAGCCACTCGGCACCGGTCTATGGGTTGTCATGCTGATGCCACTGGCACAGGCGTCCGGCTCGATCTACCTCATCTATGGCCTGCAGCATGTCTGGAGCTTCAGCCCCACGGCCGCCGGCTTTTCCGGTGCGCTGATGGCGATCTCCTGGAGCACGGCCGCTATTCTGGTCGCAAGCCTGCGCTCGCATGACCTGCGCGTTAAGCTCATCCCGGCGGGGCCAGCACTTCTCAGCCTTGGGCTTGCAGGCCTGATGATCGCCTTCGCGATCGACGATTTCCGGCTCGTCTTCCCTAGCCAGATCGCGGTCGGGACCGGTTTCGGCCTGTCCTGGGGAACGCTCAGCCAGTTGATGATGGACGTCTCGCCGCGTGGCGAGCGGGATAAGACCTCGGCATTTCTGCCGACATTGCAATCGGCGGGTTATGCGATCGGCGCCGCGATCTGTGGACTGACTGCAAATCTTCGCGGGTTCGATGAAAATGCCGACATCGCGACCATGCATGGCGCCCTGTTCACCGTCTTCGTCGTCGCCTGCGTGATCTCGACTGCGTCCCTCTATCTTGGCCTCAGAACCGTGCGGCTCGCAGCCAAGAGCCCGCGGCGCGGTCGGGGCGGAAGCGCGGTCGAGGTGTTTGCGGCGGATTAG
- the greA gene encoding transcription elongation factor GreA, giving the protein MVEKVPMTQGGFVNLQEELRWRQQEERPRIIEAIAEARAHGDLSENAEYHAAKEAQSHNEGRITELEDLIARAEVIDLSKMSGSKIKFGAKVKLVDEDTEEEKTYQIVGDQEADVKAGRISISSPIARALIGKEVGDSIEVNAPGGSKAYEILAVNWG; this is encoded by the coding sequence ATGGTCGAAAAAGTGCCGATGACCCAGGGCGGATTCGTCAACCTGCAGGAGGAGCTGCGCTGGCGCCAGCAGGAAGAACGACCGCGAATCATCGAGGCGATTGCCGAAGCCCGTGCACATGGCGACCTGTCGGAAAATGCCGAGTACCACGCTGCTAAGGAAGCGCAGAGCCACAACGAAGGCCGCATCACCGAGCTCGAAGACTTGATCGCCCGCGCGGAAGTCATTGATCTCTCGAAGATGTCCGGCTCCAAGATCAAGTTCGGCGCTAAGGTGAAGCTCGTCGACGAAGACACCGAAGAGGAAAAGACCTACCAGATCGTTGGCGACCAGGAAGCCGACGTGAAGGCCGGCCGCATCTCGATCTCGTCGCCGATCGCCCGCGCGCTGATCGGCAAGGAAGTTGGCGATTCCATCGAAGTGAACGCCCCCGGCGGCTCCAAGGCCTACGAGATTCTCGCCGTCAACTGGGGCTGA
- a CDS encoding glycosyltransferase family 4 protein: MADIRNVEVIAPNFKRRLSGVTSTIIQLIPIQRALGEKIAVLGPGLPDTLPSIRFRDLLRLWSAPDGRPCRVWHARRNVEMLPAIVLRDLLGMKLKIVFTSASQRRHTGWSQFLISRMDAVIATSGKTSAYLQVPNTVILHGIDTKRFQPPTDASAAKAALGLDPAQKYVGCFGRVRKQKGTDLFVDSMIALLPCRPGWSAIVAGRATGPHVAFENELKERVAKAGLTDRIRFVGEHTNIPDWYRALDLFVAPQRWEGFGLTPLEAMATGVPVIATDVGAFSELVVVGEQETGTVIAANDLQAMVEATAGFMDDDHRRTLAGANGLGLTRASFAIEGEARAINAVYERLMRT; the protein is encoded by the coding sequence GTGGCCGATATCCGGAACGTCGAGGTCATCGCTCCCAATTTCAAGCGCCGTCTCTCGGGCGTGACGTCCACCATCATCCAGTTGATTCCGATCCAGCGCGCGCTCGGCGAAAAGATCGCCGTGCTTGGTCCGGGCCTGCCTGACACCCTGCCCTCGATCCGCTTCCGCGATCTTCTGCGTCTGTGGAGTGCTCCGGACGGCCGGCCCTGCCGCGTCTGGCATGCGCGCCGCAATGTCGAGATGCTGCCGGCGATCGTGCTGCGCGACCTGCTTGGCATGAAGCTGAAGATTGTCTTCACCTCCGCTTCGCAGCGCCGCCACACCGGCTGGAGCCAGTTCCTGATTTCGCGCATGGACGCGGTGATCGCGACGAGCGGCAAGACCTCCGCCTATCTGCAGGTGCCGAACACGGTCATCCTTCACGGCATCGACACCAAGCGCTTCCAGCCACCGACCGACGCAAGTGCGGCAAAGGCCGCGCTCGGGCTGGATCCGGCGCAAAAATATGTCGGCTGCTTCGGGCGGGTGCGTAAGCAGAAGGGTACGGATCTCTTCGTCGACAGCATGATTGCGCTTTTGCCCTGCCGGCCCGGCTGGAGCGCCATCGTCGCCGGTCGCGCGACCGGCCCGCATGTCGCATTCGAGAACGAGCTGAAAGAGCGGGTCGCAAAGGCCGGGCTTACCGACCGCATCCGTTTCGTTGGTGAACATACCAACATTCCGGACTGGTACCGCGCGCTCGACCTTTTCGTTGCGCCGCAGCGCTGGGAAGGTTTCGGGCTGACGCCGCTCGAAGCGATGGCAACAGGCGTTCCTGTTATCGCGACCGACGTCGGCGCATTTTCGGAACTGGTCGTCGTCGGCGAGCAGGAAACCGGCACGGTGATCGCCGCCAACGATCTGCAGGCCATGGTCGAGGCGACTGCTGGCTTCATGGACGATGATCATCGCCGGACCTTGGCTGGCGCCAACGGTCTTGGGCTGACCCGCGCATCCTTTGCGATCGAGGGCGAGGCCCGCGCGATCAACGCCGTCTATGAACGCCTGATGCGTACCTGA
- a CDS encoding glycosyltransferase — translation MKVMHFHFGKDGGAERFFVHLVNALGERGVEQTSVIRPGRIWRKDIEGATRIIESNFRNLSLDRILLPMKVSSMARREKPDALFAWMPRASRLMPNYKGCIKISRLGDYPLRLDYFRNTDCLVCNTPGIAEHVRKIGWKRDVEVISNFTGTERVAPISRATLDTPENVPVVMSMGRFVPRKGFHTLIQAIAKVPDAYLWLVGDGEERANLEKLAADLGVSKRVRFAGWQKDTRPFLAASDIFVMASSHEPLGNVILESWAQGTPVVSSRSEGPQWFMRDGENGLMVDIGDADGFAQAIDRIAGDPSLGESLAERGHETLMNQFSKQAITDAYLKLFASKR, via the coding sequence ATGAAAGTCATGCATTTTCACTTCGGCAAGGACGGCGGCGCTGAGCGCTTCTTCGTCCACCTGGTCAACGCGCTCGGCGAGCGCGGCGTCGAGCAGACCTCGGTTATCCGGCCGGGTCGCATCTGGCGGAAGGACATCGAGGGCGCGACGCGCATCATCGAAAGCAACTTCCGCAACCTGTCGCTCGACCGCATTCTCTTGCCGATGAAGGTCAGCAGCATGGCGCGGCGCGAGAAGCCCGACGCGCTCTTTGCCTGGATGCCGCGCGCCAGCCGCCTGATGCCCAACTACAAGGGCTGCATCAAGATCTCGCGTCTCGGCGACTATCCGTTACGGCTCGACTACTTCCGCAACACCGACTGCCTCGTCTGCAACACGCCGGGCATTGCCGAGCATGTGCGCAAGATCGGCTGGAAGCGTGACGTCGAGGTGATTTCCAACTTCACCGGAACCGAGCGGGTCGCTCCGATCAGCCGCGCCACGCTCGACACGCCTGAAAACGTGCCTGTCGTCATGTCGATGGGGCGCTTCGTCCCGCGCAAGGGCTTCCACACCCTGATCCAGGCGATCGCCAAGGTGCCGGATGCCTATCTCTGGCTGGTGGGCGATGGCGAGGAGCGGGCAAACCTGGAAAAGCTCGCTGCCGACCTCGGCGTGTCGAAGCGCGTGCGCTTTGCCGGTTGGCAGAAGGACACGCGGCCTTTCCTTGCTGCTTCGGATATCTTCGTCATGGCATCGAGCCATGAGCCGCTCGGCAACGTTATCCTCGAATCCTGGGCGCAAGGCACGCCTGTCGTGTCGAGCCGGTCGGAAGGACCGCAATGGTTCATGCGCGACGGCGAAAACGGCTTGATGGTCGATATCGGTGACGCCGACGGCTTTGCCCAGGCGATCGACCGCATCGCGGGCGATCCCTCGCTGGGCGAAAGTCTTGCCGAACGCGGCCATGAGACGCTGATGAACCAGTTCTCGAAGCAGGCGATCACCGACGCCTATCTGAAGCTCTTCGCTTCGAAGCGCTAA
- a CDS encoding glycosyltransferase family 2 protein, translated as MNKLPLSAFIICQNEEAYLGNCIESLEQCSEIVIVDSGSTDGTPALVQSYIDKGWPIRFLHEPWRGYAGQKQFALDQCTQPWCFNIDSDERLDEPLKALLPSLLDAPPETVGWRVARRPYLIGYGYTPERAHERRNLRLIRQGRGRYDLNQKVHEGIVPDGAVGAAPKGSLLHYRPLIIDEQILKENKYSTLKADQQFAAGKSARPYKMLFSPPLYFLRLYFRNGLWRCGFPGFIEAMTGAVYAFLTAAKIYQRHALKRHPNHDDMDRRQNQR; from the coding sequence ATGAACAAGCTTCCGCTGTCCGCCTTCATCATCTGCCAGAACGAAGAAGCCTATCTCGGCAATTGCATCGAGAGCCTCGAGCAATGCTCAGAAATCGTCATCGTCGATTCCGGCTCGACCGACGGAACGCCGGCACTCGTGCAGTCCTACATCGACAAGGGCTGGCCGATCCGTTTCCTGCATGAGCCGTGGCGGGGCTATGCCGGCCAGAAGCAGTTCGCGCTTGATCAATGCACGCAGCCCTGGTGCTTCAACATCGATTCCGACGAACGCCTGGACGAACCGCTGAAGGCGCTGCTGCCGTCGCTGCTCGATGCGCCACCGGAGACGGTTGGCTGGCGCGTCGCGCGCAGGCCCTACCTGATCGGCTATGGCTACACGCCGGAGCGCGCGCACGAGCGACGGAACCTGCGGCTTATCCGCCAGGGCAGGGGCCGCTACGACCTTAACCAGAAGGTCCACGAAGGCATCGTGCCCGATGGCGCGGTCGGCGCCGCTCCCAAGGGCAGCCTGCTGCACTACCGGCCGCTGATCATCGACGAGCAGATCCTCAAGGAAAACAAGTACTCGACGCTGAAGGCCGACCAGCAATTCGCCGCCGGCAAGTCGGCGAGGCCCTACAAGATGCTGTTCAGCCCGCCGCTCTATTTCCTCCGGCTCTATTTCCGTAACGGCCTGTGGCGCTGCGGCTTTCCAGGCTTCATCGAGGCGATGACGGGGGCGGTCTACGCTTTCCTGACTGCCGCCAAGATCTATCAGAGGCACGCGCTGAAACGCCACCCGAACCATGATGATATGGATCGGCGGCAGAACCAGCGGTGA
- a CDS encoding Lrp/AsnC family transcriptional regulator yields MTKQVELDAIDLKILRELQRDGRMTNVDLAQRVGISAPPCLRRVRKLEETGVIKGYHALLNAPALGFDLVAFCMVGLKRQSEADLKAFAAATAEWQIVRQAWTVSGESDFLLHCVAENLTTFQDFVIEVLTANERVDTVRTMLTIRQVKDIGLVQI; encoded by the coding sequence ATGACGAAACAAGTCGAGCTCGACGCTATCGATCTCAAGATCCTTCGCGAGCTCCAGCGTGATGGCCGGATGACCAATGTCGATCTCGCGCAAAGGGTCGGCATCTCCGCGCCGCCGTGCCTGCGGCGCGTGCGCAAGCTCGAAGAGACGGGCGTCATCAAGGGCTATCACGCGCTGCTGAACGCTCCGGCACTCGGCTTTGATCTCGTCGCCTTCTGCATGGTGGGCCTGAAGCGCCAGTCGGAAGCCGATCTGAAGGCCTTCGCCGCCGCCACCGCCGAATGGCAGATCGTCCGGCAGGCCTGGACGGTTTCCGGCGAAAGCGATTTCCTGCTGCATTGTGTCGCCGAAAACCTCACGACTTTCCAGGATTTCGTCATCGAAGTGCTGACGGCCAACGAACGCGTCGACACGGTGCGCACGATGCTGACCATTCGCCAGGTCAAGGATATCGGCCTCGTCCAGATCTAA
- the trxB gene encoding thioredoxin-disulfide reductase, with amino-acid sequence MTARHVKVLIIGSGPAGYTAAIYTARAMLEPVLIAGMEQGGQLMITTDVENYPGYADPVQGPWMMEQMLKQATHVGAEIVNDLVTDVDLSVRPFRIKTDSGNDWTADALIIATGAKAKWLGIETEPTFMGFGVSACATCDGFFYRNKDVIVVGGGNSAVEEALYLSNLAKTVTVVHRRDSFRAEKILQERLFAKPNVKVIWDHEVVEYLGAPAKPPMPASVNGVKLRNTKTGETSDMVTDGVFVAIGHAPAVELFKGKLRQKSNGYLWTAADSTATDVPGVFAAGDVTDDIYRQAVTAAGMGCMAALEAEKYLAGHMPVAIAAE; translated from the coding sequence ATGACTGCCCGTCACGTGAAAGTGCTGATCATCGGCTCCGGCCCGGCTGGCTACACCGCCGCCATCTATACGGCGCGCGCCATGCTCGAGCCCGTGCTGATCGCCGGCATGGAACAGGGCGGCCAGTTGATGATCACGACGGACGTCGAAAACTACCCGGGCTATGCCGATCCGGTCCAGGGCCCGTGGATGATGGAGCAGATGCTGAAGCAGGCGACCCATGTCGGCGCCGAGATCGTCAACGATCTCGTGACCGATGTCGACCTGTCGGTTCGTCCGTTCCGCATCAAGACCGACAGCGGCAACGACTGGACGGCGGACGCGCTGATCATCGCCACCGGCGCCAAGGCAAAGTGGCTCGGCATCGAGACCGAACCGACCTTCATGGGCTTCGGCGTCTCGGCCTGCGCCACCTGCGACGGCTTCTTCTATCGCAACAAGGACGTGATCGTCGTCGGCGGCGGCAACTCGGCCGTCGAGGAAGCGCTCTACCTGTCGAACCTCGCCAAGACCGTGACGGTCGTTCACCGCCGCGATTCCTTCCGCGCCGAAAAGATCCTGCAGGAGCGCCTGTTCGCCAAGCCGAACGTCAAGGTGATCTGGGATCACGAGGTCGTCGAATACCTGGGTGCGCCGGCCAAGCCGCCGATGCCCGCTTCCGTCAACGGAGTGAAGCTGCGCAACACCAAGACCGGCGAAACCTCCGACATGGTCACCGACGGCGTGTTCGTCGCGATCGGTCATGCACCTGCGGTCGAACTTTTCAAAGGCAAGCTTCGGCAGAAGTCCAACGGCTATCTCTGGACCGCAGCCGATTCGACGGCGACCGACGTGCCCGGCGTTTTTGCCGCAGGCGACGTTACGGACGACATTTACCGTCAGGCGGTTACGGCGGCCGGCATGGGCTGCATGGCAGCGCTTGAGGCCGAGAAATACCTGGCGGGTCATATGCCCGTCGCAATTGCAGCCGAATAG